The window GCTTTTAATGTAAGTCTTACTGTGCAGGTACCTCTATTGGAAAAAGATACGCAAGGACTGATGAACTTGGAGTTCCTTTTGCCATCACAGTTGATTCTACAACCTCGGTGACTGTGCGTGAAAGAGATAGCAAGCAGCAAATTCGTGTAGATGTCGATAAGGTGGCATCTCTGATGAAAGAGGTAACTGATGGTGTGAGCACATGGCCGGATGTATTGTGGAAATACCCCTCTCATTTATCCTGAGTTTAGTCTTGACCACCTTACAATATGGTGTTGGTAAAATTATCTTCTCTTACTGAAATTTATGTGCATCTAGGCTGACTTGTCGTTAAGAACAACTTGGTGACGTTTTTCCTTTgacaattttgttttcttatgtTCCTATCCAGATTTTGTATTATCATTGTTATTCAACTCTACTCTACAAGACATTGCTGCTGGCTTGATTGCTGTTAAGACCTGTGTTGAtaaattctttatttgatcaaattattgtagtagtaataattttagatgCTATGATAATGATACCGATCGTTCTCCTGTAGAAGTGAGAGGGTATACAGTATATATTGGTagaattatacaaaaaattaaaaaaaacttataaatgTGGAGCAATCAGAAAAAgtagattaaaattaaatttgaattgcGGATGCCCAGGTGCAATAAGGCTGCATTCCAGCAGCGAAGCTCCCAGGTCGCTTAACTTTCACCCGTGGCCAGAAATGCTGCAGTGCCACCCTTTTCATTCCTGCATCGCAATGGTGCTGTGAACGCGAACGGCCGCATACGCGAACGCAGTGGCTCAACTCCGCAAAGATTTGGTCTTGcaataatatgaataaaatggcAGGCATGAACAAAAACCAGTTTTAGTATGCCTAGGGAATTGAGGAATATAGCAGGCTAACAGCCTAACAACCATTTGCAGATTTTAGTCTGCTGACTCCAACTTGGATTCCTAATTTGGTGAAAAAGAGGAGCTGTTCACGTGTAATGTCCTGGCCTAGgagttttttttaacttatcttcatcttttttatctttttatctttgtcacaatatatttaatcaaacttcAAAATATAGGCCTAATTCTCGTTGCTCAATACAAAACATTACATACacatataatgaaattaaatgaagatTGACAAGAAAATTATGTTGAATTTGTTCATGTAGATAACAGAGGACAGAGACTCGTCTTCTATCCCATATCCCCACCACccttttcttcaaaaaccctacTATTCTTAATAGTTAAATGACAAAGTTGGGGGGGAACGAAGATTAAGACAACACTTATCAAGAAAATAGTGGAATTACGTAATACTATTACATAAATATCTacacataaaaatagaaattttttgaataatttgctCACGGATAATGAAGAAAACACTGTGAAACACACAAGAAGGGTGTGGTAGAGATCAGCCCATTTGCCCACTGATCGGATGTGGTTTTGAATTCTAACCTCCAAAAGCTAATCCTGTATTCCATTCATCACCTTTGTCGTCTTCCTACccaatttttcttgtttttagcaattatttgtcaatatttttctTGGCTCACTGCCTTTGGAGTTTATCTtctatactagtactagtactccctccactTCTCCTTCTTTGCATGCACTCTGCTCATTTTTCTTGAGCCTCAGGTctgcttctctctctccccctcCCCCCCTCTCTCCACTTCTTGTTGACTGATAGAAAAGAGGTTTCTTTTTGTCACccatgttttgatttttgaaattttagttaGTTTAGTGAAGATATCATATGACTATTGCTTTGGCTGATTAATCAATCTAGTTAGTGTATCTCAATTCTTATGCTGCGGCTGATTAgaatatttgtgttttttaatCATGTACTTTTGGTTTGGTATTATGTGAATGAAGATCAAAGGGAGGGAAGTTGTGAAAAAACAAGTGCAGAGATGGGTGAGATCACAAATGTAACCGAGTACCAGGCTATTGCCAAGGAGAAACTGCCTAAAATGGTGTACGATTACTATGCTTCGGGTGCAGAGGACCAATGGACTCTTGCTGAGAACAGAAATGCATTTTCGAGGATTCTGTAAGTGAATGGATGTTAGGTTAGCAAGAGAAAGATTATTAATGGTGTTCTGATGACAAATTCAAACCGTATGCAGGTTTAGGCCCCGGATTCTGATTGATGTTAGCAAAATCGACATGACTACTACTGTGTTGGGCTTCAAGATCTCTATGCCAATCATGATTGCCCCGACTGCTATGCAGAAGATGGCTCACCCTGAGGGTAACTAAGCCTTTCCGTTTTATCGACTTATTACATTGAGAGTTTGTCCGTCTATAAACGTGTACTGCCTCGTCTGCAGGAGAGTATGCAACAGCTAGAGCTGCATCTTCAGCTGGAACTATCATGGTTTGGTTTCTTTCTTTAATTCAATGCAAAACTCTGTTTATCAAGTTTTCCAATAGTCTAGATTTCTAATCCAACGACACTTTATTTCAGACCCTATCGTCATGGGCCACTTCCAGCGTTGAGGAAGTAGCTTCCACAGGGCCTGGCATTCGATTCTTCCAGCTTTATGTGAGTCTgaacttgaattatttataatcaGAGATGAATAGATAGTTTAGTTGCCCTTGCCCCTCTCTATGTTTTAGGTCTACAAGGACAGGAACGTTGTGGCTCAGCTTGTGAGGAGAGCTGAGAGGGCTGGTTTCAAGGCCATTGCACTCACTGTCGACACCCCAAGATTGGGACGCCGTGAAGCTGACATCAAGAACAGGTTCCCATCATCACTTTTACACACATGCTACCTAACCTATAAACCTCTACTCATCTGTTGTTGTTTCTAGATTTGTTTTGCCACCTGGTTTGACACTGAAAAATTTCGAGGGGTTGGACCTCGGGAAGATGGATGAAGTAAGTAGACCAACATATCTAGCTAGTCCACATCCTTTTTTGTTCGTGCTGTTCGCTCTCACACTATCTTCACTGTGCAGGCCAATGACTCTGGACTTGCATCCTACGTTGCTGGTCAAATTGATCGTACCTTGAGCTGGAAGGTAATCTTTCTGTTCATCATAGATTGATCAATTTGGTATTTGGATTTATGAGGTGTGAAATTGATTAATGATGTACATGGTGACTACTGAAGGATGTTAAGTGGCTGCAATCAATCACTTCAATGCCCATCTTGGTGAAGGGTGTGCTCACTGCAGAGGATGGTAAGAGAAGAGAGCATTTGAGTTACAGCATTGTGGGTATGTGTGAAATTTATGCTAATTTAGCAAGAAACATATATGTGTATATGTGCAGCAAGGATTGCTGTTCAGAGTGGAGCTGCAGGTATCATCGTCTCCAACCATGGTGCTCGTCAGCTGGACTACGTGCCCTCTACCATCATGGCTTTGGAGGAGGTACTCGTTGATCACTTGTTCAGATTCCACCACCTATTGCCCTATTTACCTTTGCATTCAAGAGCCAATCTCATTGCTCTCTCGGTTTGTCCAGTCTCTAACAAGCAGTCGTTTTTTAGGTTGTGAAAGGTGCACAAGGCCGGGTTCCGGTGTTCTTGGATGGAGGTGTCCGTCGTGGAACAGATGTGTTCAAGGCGTTGGCACTCGGAGCTTCTGGCATCTTTGTAAGTTCAATATAACTAACACCAACTAGTTTTCGTAGCATCAAGAAAGAGTCCAGTAACCGATATATAATTTCCAGATTGGGCGACCGGTGGTGTTCTCATTGGCCGCTGACGGGGAGGCCGGCGTGAAGAAGGTGCTCCAGATGTTGCGCGATGAGTTTGAGCTGACCATGGCGTTGAGTGGGTGCCGCACACTCAGTGAGATCACGCGCAACCACATTGTGACTGAGTGGGACGCCCCTCGGGGACTCCCGGCCCCCAGGTTATAAGATGCCCACATCAAAACATAGATGTCCAAACCTATATATCATGTTTCATATTGTGAAATATGCTCTCAACTTCTTCATTCTACTCATTTGACAAGCTTTTGAATGATGATGGAACACTTATATTCTTCATAAATGCCCATTGCTTGTCACATTGCATGTCAAATATGAGACTGAAATTTGAATCGaagttatgagatatttataataactAATCATATTTTGCtgttattcaatttttattgcaGTATTAGAGTTGTGAATGACGTTTTTAACTATCTCAATGTTTGTGTATATGGTTGGGAATCTTATAAGAGAGGATCAACTTAGAAAATtgcaatataaaattatttgttgaacAATTTAATTACGAAGAAATGACTAGTGAAAGAGgttagaataaaaaaacagtTTAGTAAAATTCGGAGATACTCAATGGGTCTTCACCAccattcaaaaaattttgagtttacaaaattttcaaaattaaagagtAGCAACTTTCAAAAAGATAACGATGATTAAACAAATCTTTTAACAAACTATGTATAAAAACATCATCGACAATAGAGGCCCATTAATTGCTGCACTGATtataaacaataacaaaaattgtactccTCCACATTCTATAGCTCAGATAGTCAGAGTAATGGGCTTATTAATTGCTAATTTCTAACTAACACAGTACCAAGTATTAGTTGAACCAACTTTTAGCTAATAAAAGGCCCATCTTTAGTCAGAGTATCATATATTGTTAAGTTACTTTCAAGTTTTGGCTATAGGGAGATTCAATTAACAACTTCAACTTTCATTTCTGATTCCAAAAAATCTTACtacaattttgtttatttttcaatttacgGATTAGGTCACTCAACATAAAGTTATGTTCTGGAATGTTTTGTAGGTCCTAAATTTAGCAAGCATGAgcttgtattattttattcagttACAGAGTTTTCTTGGAAATGTAATAAGCGCCTGTTTAGtaacttcaaaaaaaatattctctcctccatttcttataaatatgaacttttaaaatggcgctaattttaatataaaactagtaaaatagtaataaagggataaaataaaattagtaaaaaataggTCACATctcattaaaaagaaatagattttttaaaatggaaagtttctattttcaaaaaataaattaaaaagaaaagaatatcctatttcaaaaaatgaagggagtataatttcataaccatgtaaaaatgaaaacccTGTGATTTCATCATTCTAGCAAATTTTCGTGCGTTATTTTGGGTAAAAGTAGTTTTGCGAATTAATAATGGAACAATAGTGTTctcaaacaaaagaaatgataaattgaatattttatattttatcgtGTCCTGATGCTATATAAAAAGGCCAGTAAATAATATATGTCcattataatgataataaaataaaataaaacaataaagttCAATAAACACGAGGCCgtatacaaatgaaaaatatacattacaGTATAAACCATAATATAGATAAGACAATATCCGAACTGGTAGATAAGATTaaagttcaaattttattttggttacATTCGATTAAAGAAAGATTGAAAGATTACTACATACTACTCCaacaaaaatagtcttatttctAATCAAGTTTTTGATAATCTATACAACttaattgtttttccattttttaatatttgaaatttttttgctatatatttgaatttgaattttagtggagtgttatttttatttactggGATAAGGTGTGAATGAGATCATATTTGGTGAGAAAATgtgtaatactaataataacaataataataacaataataataataataataaaataatttttatatttttaacaatagtatgtaaattagtaaatgtttaaatttcataaaatattttatgaggttcttttgataatataatgtaatactatcaattgataaaataaagaaacgaaggaaagaaaatatatgttCTTATTGAGGAATGAACCATAGGGGACAATTATGTTATTTTCGACTCCTTCCAACTATAGGGGATATTTAGGCTCTACGGATAGTCGGGAGAGGGCTATACTAGGGGTGTCAaaacgggtagcgggtaacGGGTAATCCCGAACCCGACTCGATACCCGccgggtatcgggtacccgTTACCCGATGGAATCGGGAAACGGGTCGGGGTCgggtatatttattttggcttttgcgggtatcgggtatccCGATACCCGACCGGGTAATCCCGATAGTCCCGAAATACCCgatatgtatattaatattttctaattttttatttttaattttaatacttactGATTGGGATGACTCAAAAGtcataatgtaattttttattaagcgtatttttaaatttttaacttgTGATTAAGGTTAagtatttttatctttttccgTCTTATTCTCTTCTCCCCCTCTACGATTCAACTCCAGTCTCCTCCACCAGCGGCTTGCAGCTGATCGTATGATTATTTAATCTTCTAAGTTCTTATTCATTCTAGAATTTTGATGTGAAACTGTAATAATATGAAAGgttcaaaatttagaaatagaTGAAGACAAATCACATGGCTTCGtctcaattctcaataaaattaaattaataaaaataaagtttcaagttagcaagtactctctccgttcccgattaagagtcacacttttccatttcggtccgtccccaattaagagtcatactttatttttaccataaatggtagtaggtcccacattccactaactcacttcactcacattttattataaaaccaatataaaaaagtggatctcacattttactaactttttcaaccaacttttctttacatttcttaaaactcgtgtccggtcaaactgtgactgctaatgggggacggaggcagtactacttaaaaaaaaaacatccaaaaatatcataatccATATAACAGTTCATGTGAAATCATATATAGGAGTAGAAGTGTGCAAACAAtttgcaaataattaaaaaaggtttgaaaaaaaaaacatgtttcgggtcgggtacccGCAGTGTCGGGTgcgggatacccgactcgggtatcgaGTAATACCCGATTCACTGCGGGACGGGTATCGGGATTAACATTTTGGCCGaaatcgggtgcgggtacccgcaggtacccgtttcgacacccctaggCTATACCCTCATGACCCCAAGATCCTCCACCGATGAAATTGGGTGTAGTATTATATCAACCATAATCTTGCATACGTATAGAATGATGATCATGTATAGttctaataaaacaaaattttatgcgTACAAGATAAGTCGTGATGTTGTCTAGGTggaaaaaagatgaataaGGATGATGATGAcaagaataataataacataatatgttaaaatttttgtttggaCATTGATCGATTTTCTTGTGATTAagatatttaattcattttattgtaaTCAAATGgcataaaattattcaatgTGCCTATTTGATAATTGTGGTAAAGCTTattgacaaaattaaattgatgtttAAATAAGCGAGAAGTAGAATAGTGTTGTATTAAAGGTTAGGGCATGTATTAATTGATGTGTGGACTAAGGAGTTACATTAAATAATCTCACATTCAGATAGTATTTAGCATTAATTGCGACGTGTTGCGTTGTATTGCTGATgttttaagttgctaactccACCAACTCATCAACGCAATGTATTAAATATGTCAACACGTTATATTGAAATgccaataaaattatgtgttgacatttttaatacattgcgttgatgagttaacagacttaacaacttaagaaagttagcaattgatcacaactaTAATTGcgattatataattttttttaaatgataggGTATTTAGCATTAATTATGATATGTTATTACACCAGTTCGATAAAATAACTAATGTCATATACAAATGAGCTTGTAATTTACATGGCTGTACTaaacttttttcttatatagaCAATTAGGCATtacatatacaaataataaataaacaactGCGTGACAATGTAAtcgttatttttatttgtggtACCTCCGGAATAACAGTCATTTCTATTCATTACAATTGttgttattataaaatagGTCATTTCTATTCATTACAATTGTTgctattatataaaataggtCATATATTTGAATCAAGTCAAATACGAGATTGGCCTAAATCCTCTCACAAGAAAATTTGTGCAGTAGGAGTAATTATTTCTCCCTTCCTCATTTTTTATGTTCACATCATCTTGAGCATGCCTCATTAAATAACACTTTGATATATTTCACTAGTCAAACATTAACCATAAGTGTATTAAAGATGCCTAAGAGTAGTCAAAAAGATCTTATTTTATGCTCATCTTTTGTTTAATTCCTAAGAAATTTCACTCAAAGCCCAGATTTGTAATATCCACTAAATTGGTGGCATATCGCACAATATATTAATCAttatattacaatttttttaatcttaattttatattcactTTACAATTTTGCCAtttctcaaattaaaattcgtaACCGTACCACTGAGGTAAAACTTTTTGTGGAGACTAAAGCCAATAAtccacaaataaaataacttcACCTGAATTTGGTCAATTCTACGCTTTTCTTACGCAAGTCAAACGTTTTATTAACAAAAACTCTCAATATATAAAGTTTAATAAGAGCCTCTCCAATGGATGCTAGCGGATAGGCTAGCCGATCGCGGACGTTAGCTGATCCGCTAGCCTCCATTGCGGCAATTtaggctagccgattcgcgggCGCTAGCCGATGCGCTAGCCGCCATAGCAGGCTCAATTACGGCTAgctgatttcatttttttaatgtattttttatgcatttttttatttattgcaatttaatgtatttttttttaattatggagtaattttttttaggatgtacctttttttaatttatataaaattattgcattttctcgtatctgtgtcgtaaatttaatttcatattttgcgtgattgtaatttatttattttttataattttgctggcctatggctagACTATTGCTTGTCCTGATGATATGGCAGGATGAGTTTCTTGTcctgatgacgtggcaggaagAGTTTTTGGCTAGGCTATAGCTGACTTATGGCTGGCTTAAAGCCATTGAAGATGCTCTAAGTATCTGATTCGTATAAATGttgcaatttaatttaaggATGATGCAGAGGATAGATTGGCAtcttcataaataattaatgtaaaatacataaatatgaaattaatttattgggCGAATTTCCAAAAATCACCCGTCAAATTCTGAGttatctcattttcttttataatggtcaattatattataatttactaACATTTTTGTTAACTGTTCTATGGTgaaaaattccaacaaattatgTGCCTGACGCATATATGtatgaaaattaaagatataATTGACTAAGTGTATTGGATGACGTCGTTTAAATTGCCGCATAGTGTTTTCTATTTAACgtatttaacataattttgatcaaatatgatattatggacttaattgtgaaaaatgacaaatttgtgatatatcattattttttaaaattgtgaactTGTCTATAACTAACTTTATAGTACTACCAAACTTGGTGATCTATGCTCTACTTTCTATTTCgcaaaaaaacattaaattgtGCTGCGTAGCTTTCTCAGGTATAGATCCTATTTAGGCACACGTGTCAATTTATCTTGccaaaaatattgtttaaatttaaaaacattaatttaagaaaatatttgaaaatggcaACCAGCGACTGCACATTTCGTTCTTCAATAATTGCAGCCGATTCAGAGCCCATATCTAAGTCAAGTCTattcaattcactttttaatttctagCTCAAGCCTAAATTACGCCATAATttattagtctaaaattcAACTCAGCtatctattaaaaatatctctaaaattttttgtcaaaatttaaGTAAAGGAGAACTCGTCTTCATTTCATACAACCATAACCAACAAAATATTTGCGCTAATTACCGCTAATTAACAATGAATATACagtaaaagataaaaactaattttatgaaatattatgaaatcaTAACAATAGACTTGTGAAACATTCTATCttctacattaaaaaatactataaaagctaaaaaatatatagctGAGTAAAAACATTGATAATCAAATTcagattcaaattaaaaaactactAAATCCAAAGCATAAGTTTAAACCTTAATCAATTGCTGGATGCAATGTTGCTATCATACGTCCACCAGAGCATTCATGGTCATGCACCAATCATCTCACCAACAACCCCACTTTCACCTTCCCAtataaaatacacaaatttgaTACTACATATTTATGAAAGAGATCAACTAGAAATTAATAtggataaaaatgaattatttttataaactgtatatttttctaattctaCAATTGAACTGAATATTGGCTTGGAAGgcaaaatcatcaataaaaattttaaagcataaCTTGAGAAAATTCAAGGAGCTAGTACAATACGAAAGCGtgcatatattataaattgaagTTATGTAGTAGGAGAGCTATAGttgtgaatattaattaaaatttataaaaactgGAGCCAATCAAAACGAATCTTTGTGAGTATCAGCATCGGCACTTTTGCCACTCAATACAGAAAAGCAACACATATATTTTGATTCGCTGATATGAATACTTGTTTAATATTGTGACGATAACTACacttaacattttaaaaaattattaataggagtatattttttgaaaagttatactactagtatctAATCTTTTGACACTGCAACGGTTATAATTCGattcaagaaaaatattggctaaatattaaagaaaacaaaatgataatttttctGGGACGAAAATTCTGTATTTAACATGTGTCAGAGTTACATTAGATGTTTGAGATAAGTACTAAAACTTTGTTTTGATACcatgaaaatgataatttttgtatttacgTATATATACTGTATTATTTACTTCAAATTGGACCGCAAAATGTAATtgtttaaaatgataatttttgtatttaagtatttttttcttcaaattgtTATGCTATAcgaaaatgatgaaaataatatgcatattaaagtgtaatttccttttttagttaatggtagtaaaattaaattctaaatcCATGCCTATAATGACGAATAAAAAGTATATGGTCCGGATGTATTATTACTGTTTGACGTATTCAACCGATCACATAACGTGACAATACATCCaaagtactactccataatgACAATGCTTTGACTATGAAAAAGTTACCAACACGAACATTTTGCTCTAAATTTAGAGAAACCGAAATAGAATAGGAACATAGCAGATATCTTATTGATAATTCAATGAAGAAATCAGATATCTCATGTGTTGATTAGAGAGTAATGGTATTTGATtgagtattatattgacattttttcttgataaaaatgataatcatgttttctaattttctttctGACATATTTCATCTTGAAGCATTAGTCACTCGCTTTGAAATGCTTTTCAAGtgctttcattttattcttaactaatgtttttactttttttagtgTGCCTCTAATTGTTGCTACAACACGATTAAGCAAACCTAATGTGAACTGATGAACACGGTCTTTCCATATGTTCAAGAGGTGCTcgataaattattttggcGGGGAGGAAGCTGACATCATAAATCACCAagtgtacatatttttaaggTGATATACTTGAGATATAAtgtaagttaaaaaaaatgatttccaGATATTcagatattaaaatttttattatattctttttagatattttatgtaaattcaGAGGACGTTTGAAAGCTATGTTAGAACGAGTTACAAACTCATCTAGCTTTAATAGTGCGTACGGCACTCATATTAACATAGTAAATAACCTATGTCATTTTTATGGCCCGAGAAAGTCCGTCTTGAAGTCTATATTTCAACCTAGATTATATCTATAATATTGGTGGATTAACTAACAGTTTTAAAGGTTAAACCAAGAATAGAACAAAATTACTAAATTGACCTTCATCTTTCCTACTCTTAATTTGTGCATACATATTATTGAAGTAATTTTAGTCTACATAAAATTTAgcatgatatttattttgtaccACTTAGAAATATAACTAATACAAATCACGATATTAATCATTGTCATTATCATAACTAGCCGCAATATGAATATTCTACCAAACAAACCCttagttttccatttcaaaCTTCAATGTCAACTTTgctaattttgatttcaattttttggatgatttgttttcaaatgtttttaatttttagaaaaatacatttttttttatcttattagaTTCATGCAAAAATTTCTAACTGAATGCTCACCTCACATATATGTACAAGCATATATGTATAAGATGTTTCACTTAGAAGTTAAAATACTAGATATACATTATATAAGGATTTTTATAGATGAGTTTCACTGAGGTGTATTATGTGCACGATAATATTTTTACTCAACATAGTGTGACACATACTGTTTAAATGCCCCTGCATCAATGTGCGATGAGTGGCACACTTTGTGAGCGCATGATGTATGTCAATAGTCGAAATTCTAAAGGCATGTGCGATGGATATTTGAAGCATCAATACTTCGTTAAATCCATGTATGAGTACTAATGTCGTAATATACTCTAGGTTGTAACAAATCATGAAACATACGGTTTAAATGCGTCCTTCAACAATGTACAACGAGTAGCACATTTTATATTAGCATGCTCTATAATTCGGACCGAATAA is drawn from Salvia hispanica cultivar TCC Black 2014 chromosome 6, UniMelb_Shisp_WGS_1.0, whole genome shotgun sequence and contains these coding sequences:
- the LOC125195700 gene encoding glycolate oxidase 1-like, with translation MGEITNVTEYQAIAKEKLPKMVYDYYASGAEDQWTLAENRNAFSRILFRPRILIDVSKIDMTTTVLGFKISMPIMIAPTAMQKMAHPEGEYATARAASSAGTIMTLSSWATSSVEEVASTGPGIRFFQLYVYKDRNVVAQLVRRAERAGFKAIALTVDTPRLGRREADIKNRFVLPPGLTLKNFEGLDLGKMDEANDSGLASYVAGQIDRTLSWKDVKWLQSITSMPILVKGVLTAEDARIAVQSGAAGIIVSNHGARQLDYVPSTIMALEEVVKGAQGRVPVFLDGGVRRGTDVFKALALGASGIFIGRPVVFSLAADGEAGVKKVLQMLRDEFELTMALSGCRTLSEITRNHIVTEWDAPRGLPAPRL